One segment of Candidatus Polarisedimenticolaceae bacterium DNA contains the following:
- a CDS encoding type II toxin-antitoxin system prevent-host-death family antitoxin — protein MKKRWSIAEARAQLPTLVRSAEKGGVVELTRRGEAVAILVGKAEFDRLASAPGGFWEALEAFRGRHDLLALDLDPEEILAGARPAEPGRKVRL, from the coding sequence ATGAAGAAGCGCTGGTCGATTGCCGAGGCTCGCGCCCAGCTGCCCACCCTCGTCCGGTCTGCCGAGAAGGGGGGCGTGGTGGAGCTCACCCGGCGGGGAGAGGCGGTCGCGATCCTGGTCGGCAAGGCGGAATTCGATCGCCTGGCCTCGGCTCCCGGCGGGTTCTGGGAGGCCCTCGAGGCGTTTCGCGGGCGGCACGATCTCCTCGCGCTCGACTTGGACCCCGAGGAGATTCTGGCAGGAGCGAGGCCGGCGGAGCCGGGCCGGAAGGTGCGCCTGTGA
- a CDS encoding type II toxin-antitoxin system VapC family toxin, with amino-acid sequence MSLRYLLDTNVVSEPVRSRPSPSLMARLEREAAVCAISSVVLHELRYGCVRMPPSDRRRAFEEYVVGVASRLPVLDYDASAAAWHAEERARLEGKGKTPTFVDGMIAAVAAVRGLTLVTRDRRGFTGFRGVEIESWD; translated from the coding sequence GTGAGCCTTCGCTACCTGCTGGATACGAACGTCGTGTCGGAGCCGGTGCGTTCGCGGCCGTCGCCGAGCCTCATGGCCCGCCTCGAGCGTGAAGCGGCGGTCTGCGCGATCTCGAGCGTCGTGCTTCACGAGCTCCGGTACGGGTGTGTCCGCATGCCCCCGTCGGACCGGCGTCGTGCGTTCGAGGAGTACGTCGTCGGGGTGGCGTCGCGCCTGCCCGTGCTGGACTACGACGCGTCGGCCGCCGCGTGGCACGCGGAAGAGCGGGCGCGTCTCGAGGGGAAGGGGAAGACGCCGACGTTCGTGGACGGGATGATCGCTGCGGTGGCCGCCGTGCGGGGCCTTACGCTCGTCACCCGGGACCGGAGGGGCTTTACCGGTTTCCGAGGGGTCGAGATCGAATCCTGGGACTGA
- a CDS encoding glucodextranase DOMON-like domain-containing protein, with protein MKRTLTLLASMLLLATPAAARGATFRIADSTGDDHGDGSVRYPLRGNFQTGELDLTGFAAYAVEGGTEFEVALARQIRKPDSQVIDFGGSNLTDVARWGFYTFNVDVYIDTDGKPGSGALNALPERNAEIAPENAWERAVILTPRPPEARSALRRYLLRDIKRDKKEAGERLGEARIEALRKEIAEEVETRVFFPTRITVRGNKIRFFVPDEFLGGPASADWSYVVAISVANIDGRLDLRGSMGDVGLRGDTLFVVPLCLSASDECLGGGHEGELDLQTPFVDILVPEGRTQEQVLRSYDLKSDALVKLPGVKPGKPK; from the coding sequence ATGAAGCGAACTCTGACGCTCCTCGCCTCCATGCTGCTTCTCGCCACCCCCGCCGCCGCCCGCGGCGCGACGTTCCGGATCGCCGATTCCACCGGGGACGATCACGGCGACGGTTCCGTCCGTTACCCGCTGCGCGGGAACTTCCAGACGGGGGAGCTCGACCTGACGGGCTTCGCCGCCTACGCGGTGGAGGGAGGGACCGAGTTCGAGGTGGCGCTCGCGCGCCAGATCCGGAAGCCCGATTCGCAGGTGATCGACTTCGGAGGCTCGAACCTCACCGACGTCGCCCGCTGGGGCTTCTACACCTTCAACGTGGACGTCTACATCGACACCGACGGCAAGCCCGGCTCCGGCGCCCTGAACGCCCTCCCCGAGCGGAACGCCGAGATCGCCCCGGAGAACGCGTGGGAGCGCGCGGTGATCCTGACCCCGCGCCCGCCCGAGGCCCGCTCGGCCCTGCGCCGCTACCTCCTGCGCGACATCAAGCGCGACAAGAAGGAGGCCGGCGAACGGCTGGGCGAGGCGAGGATCGAAGCCCTTCGCAAGGAGATCGCCGAGGAGGTCGAGACGCGTGTCTTCTTCCCGACCCGGATCACGGTGCGGGGAAACAAGATCCGCTTCTTCGTCCCCGACGAGTTCCTCGGCGGCCCGGCCTCGGCCGACTGGAGCTACGTGGTCGCGATCAGCGTCGCGAACATCGACGGCCGGCTCGACCTGCGCGGGTCCATGGGAGACGTCGGCCTGCGCGGGGACACCCTCTTCGTCGTTCCGCTGTGCCTGTCCGCCTCCGACGAGTGCCTCGGCGGCGGACACGAAGGCGAGCTCGATCTGCAGACCCCGTTCGTGGACATCCTCGTCCCCGAAGGGAGGACGCAGGAGCAGGTCCTGCGAAGCTACGACCTGAAGTCCGACGCCCTCGTGAAGCTCCCCGGGGTCAAGCCCGGGAAGCCGAAGTAG